A genome region from Populus alba chromosome 3, ASM523922v2, whole genome shotgun sequence includes the following:
- the LOC118028756 gene encoding protein LPA3, protein MALSYTTTIASSLLPAATPSLPNKKSFWIEKEALFRIASKLTVPRNGRSSSVEFDVPFPRDYEELLDQAKKATELAWEDNKQLMEIEFPTAGLESVPGDGEGGIEMTGSMQLIREFCDRFVSPEKTTRTRIFFPEANEVKFARQSAFEGSSLKLDYLTKPSFFEDFGFVEKVKMTDRVKLEDELFLVAYPYFNVNEMLVVEELYKEAVVETARKLIIFNGELDRIRSGYYPSFFYPKLASLLKTLFPLMETVYYIHNFKGRNGGTLFRCYPGPWKVLRKVRNAYICLHQQEAMPSLKEVALDILPSV, encoded by the exons atggCGTTATCCTACACCACAACAATTGCCTCATCACTACTTCCCGCAGCAACTCCTTCACttccaaataaaaaa AGTTTTTGGATAGAGAAGGAAGCCCTTTTCAGAATTGCAAGTAAATTAACAGTACCCAGAAATGGAAGAAGTTCTTCTGTTGAATTTGATGTGCCATTTCCTAGAGACTATGAGGAGCTTCTTGATCAA GCCAAAAAAGCAACTGAATTGGCTTGGGAAGATAACAAACAGCTGATG GAGATTGAATTTCCAACAGCCGGACTCGAATCTGTACCGG GTGACGGTGAAGGAGGAATAGAGATGACTGGAAGCATGCAGTTAATTCGTGAATTCTGTGATCGTTTTGTAAGTCCAGAAAAGACTACAAGGACCAGAATT TTCTTTCCAGAGGCTAATGAAGTTAAATTTGCAAGACAATCAGCATTTGAAGGATCTTCGCTTAAGTTGGACTATTTGACAAAGCCATCATTTTTCgaggattttggttttgttgaaaaAGTCAAAATGACAGACCGTGTGAAGCTAGAGGATGAACTGTTCCTAGTTGCCTATCCATATTTCAATGTTAATG AAATGCTTGTGGTGGAAGAGCTTTACAAAGAAGCTGTTGTTGAAACAGCCCGAAAACTGATTATATTCAATGGAGAACTTGACCGCATAAGATCTGGTT ATTATCCATCCTTTTTCTATCCTAAGCTTGCCTCTCTTTTGAAGACACTCTTCCCATTGATGGAGACTGTATATTACATTCACAATTTTAAAGGGCGCAATGGAGGAACCCTTTTCAG GTGCTACCCAGGTCCCTGGAAAGTCCTACGAAAAGTTAGGAATGCCTACATATGTTTGCATCAACAGGAAGCTATGCCCTCCCTTAAAGAAGTTGCCCTGGATATTCTGCCGTCAGTTTGA
- the LOC118028652 gene encoding protein ENHANCED DISEASE RESISTANCE 2 isoform X1, which produces MSKVIYEGWMVRYGRRKIGRSFIHRRYFVLEPRLLAYYKKKPQDNRLPIKTLLIDGNCRVEDRGLKVHHGHTLYVLSVYNKKDKYNRITMAAFNIQEVFIWKEKIEFVIDQHQESQVPNGNKYVSFEYKSGMDNGRTASSSDCESQLSAQEDEDENENHPNLLRRTTMGNGPPASVFDWTQEFDSELTNQNPNNQVFSRKHWRLLQCQNGLRIFEELVEVDYLPRSCSRAMKAVGVVEASCEEIFELIMSMDATRFEWDCSFQYGSVVEEVDGHTAILHHILQLDWFPTFVWPRDLCYVRYWRRNDDGSYVVLFRSREHGNCGPRPGYVRAHIESGGFNISPLKPRNGKLRTQVQHLMQIDLKGWGVGYVSSFQQHCLLQMLNSVAGLREWFSQTDERGAPPRIPAMANMASAPALSKKNVMLQESSVHPTPPSFNQINAASQNSVRRDGYSDQIAEEEQEACQTKHENNVKRTASEEEPVDQIDLSCFSGNLHHDDRDNTRDCWRISDGNNFRVRSKHFCFDKSKVPAGKHLLDLVAVDWFKDTKRMDHVAKRQGCAAQVASEKGLFSVVFNLQVPGSTHYSMVFYFVTKELVPGSLLQRFVDGDDEFRNSRLKLIPSVPKGSWIVRQSVGSTPCLLGKAVDCNYIRGPKYLEVDVDIGSSTVANGVLGLVIGVITTLVVDMAFLVQANTTENCRRRLIGAVRVFSYRALSSAMFPNWIQIRHD; this is translated from the exons ATGTCGAAAGTGATATACGAAGGGTGGATGGTGAGGTATGGAAGGAGGAAGATCGGGAGATCGTTTATTCATAGGAGGTATTTCGTTTTGGAGCCCAGGCTTCTTGCTTATTACAAGAAAAAACCACAGGATAATCGG ttgccAATCAAAACCTTGTTGATTGATGGGAATTGTCGAGTAGAAGATCGAGGCCTGAAGGTTCACCATGGACAT ACTCTTTATGTTTTATCTGTATATAACAAGAAAGACAAGTATAATCGGATCACA ATGGCAGCATTTAACATCCAAGAAGTATTTATCTGgaaggaaaaaattgaatttgtaatCGATCAG CATCAGGAGTCCCAAGTTCCCAATGGTAACAAATATGTCTCATTCGAATACAAATCTGGAATGGATAATGGGAGGACTGCTTCTTCATCAGATTGTGAAAGTCA GCTCAGTGCAcaggaagatgaagatgaaaatgaaaatcatcCAAATTTGTTGCGGAGAACAACCATGGGAAACG GTCCTCCTGCTTCAGTATTTGACTGGACCCAGGAATTCGACTCGGAATTGACAAACCAGAATCCCAACAACCAAGTATTCTCAAGAAAGCATTGGCGTCTTTTACAGTGCCAAAAtg GACTCCGCATTTTTGAAGAGCTGGTTGAAGTTGACTACCTT CCAAGGAGCTGCAGTCGAGCGATGAAGGCTGTAGGTGTTGTTGAGGCTAGCTGCGAAGAAATATTTGAACTTATAATGAGCATGGATGCTACACGTTTTGA GTGGGATTGCAGTTTCCAGTATGGTAGCGTAGTTGAAGAGGTAGATGGACATACAGCAATACTCCATCATATACTTCAGCTGGACTGGTTTCCAAC ATTTGTGTGGCCACGTGACCTTTGCTATGTGCGATATTGGCGGCGAAATGATGATGGCAGCTATG TTGTGCTATTTCGTTCCAGAGAGCACGGGAACTGTGGTCCACGACCAGGCTATGTGCGGGCCCATATCGAGA GTGGAGGTTTCAATATTTCTCCTTTAAAACCTCGTAATGGGAAACTCAGAACGCAGGTGCAGCATCTTATGCAGATTGATCTGAAAGGATGGGGTGTGGGTTATGTTTCGTCATTTCAGCAACACTGTCTTCTTCAGATGTTAAATAGTGTTGCTG GACTGCGTGAATGGTTTTCCCAGACAGATGAGAGAGGTGCCCCTCCAAGAATCCCAGCTATGGCCAATATGGCTTCAGCCCCTGCTTTGTCAAAGAAAAATGTAATGCTGCAAGAATCTTCTGTTCATCCGACTCCACCTTCTTTCAATCAGATAAATGCTGCTAGCCAAAACTCTGTAAGAAGGGATGGATACTCCGATCAAATAGCTGAAGAAGAACAAGAG GCTTGCCAAACCAAGCATGAGAACAATGTGAAGAGAACAG CCTCAGAAGAAGAACCAGTTGATCAAATCGATTTATCCTGTTTTTCGGGTAATCTACATCATGATGACCGTGATAATACCCGTGACTGCTGGCGAATATCTGATGGAAACAACTTCAGAGTTCGTAGcaagcatttttgttttgacaaaTCAAAG GTTCCTGCAGGAAAACATTTGTTGGATCTTGTTGCTGTTGATTGGTTCAAAGATACAAAAAGAATGGACCACGTTGCTAAGCGTCAAGGATGTGCAGCACAA gTTGCTTCAGAGAAAGGGCTTTTCTCTGTGGTTTTTAATCTGCAA GTACCCGGCTCAACGCACTATAGTatggtattttattttgtgacAAAGGAATTAGTACCGGGATCTCTCTTGCAACGATTtgttgatggtgatgatgaattCCGAAACAGTAGGCTTAAGCTTATTCCATCAGTTCCCAAG GGCTCATGGATTGTCCGGCAGAGTGTTGGAAGCACCCCGTGCTTATTGGGAAAAGCAGTTGATTGCAACTATATCCGTGGTCCCAAGTACCTAGAA GTTGATGTTGATATCGGCTCTTCTACTGTTGCTAATGGAGTTTTGGGGCTTGTAATCGGTGTAATTACAACATTGGTGGTTGACATGGCTTTCCTTGTACAG GCTAATACTACTGAAAATTGCCGGAGAAGGCTGATAGGTGCTGTTCGTGTTTTCTCATATAGAGCTCTCTCATCTGCTATGTTCCCAAACTGGATCCAGATACGTCATGACTGA
- the LOC118028652 gene encoding protein ENHANCED DISEASE RESISTANCE 2 isoform X2 yields MSKVIYEGWMVRYGRRKIGRSFIHRRYFVLEPRLLAYYKKKPQDNRLPIKTLLIDGNCRVEDRGLKVHHGHTLYVLSVYNKKDKYNRITMAAFNIQEVFIWKEKIEFVIDQESQVPNGNKYVSFEYKSGMDNGRTASSSDCESQLSAQEDEDENENHPNLLRRTTMGNGPPASVFDWTQEFDSELTNQNPNNQVFSRKHWRLLQCQNGLRIFEELVEVDYLPRSCSRAMKAVGVVEASCEEIFELIMSMDATRFEWDCSFQYGSVVEEVDGHTAILHHILQLDWFPTFVWPRDLCYVRYWRRNDDGSYVVLFRSREHGNCGPRPGYVRAHIESGGFNISPLKPRNGKLRTQVQHLMQIDLKGWGVGYVSSFQQHCLLQMLNSVAGLREWFSQTDERGAPPRIPAMANMASAPALSKKNVMLQESSVHPTPPSFNQINAASQNSVRRDGYSDQIAEEEQEACQTKHENNVKRTASEEEPVDQIDLSCFSGNLHHDDRDNTRDCWRISDGNNFRVRSKHFCFDKSKVPAGKHLLDLVAVDWFKDTKRMDHVAKRQGCAAQVASEKGLFSVVFNLQVPGSTHYSMVFYFVTKELVPGSLLQRFVDGDDEFRNSRLKLIPSVPKGSWIVRQSVGSTPCLLGKAVDCNYIRGPKYLEVDVDIGSSTVANGVLGLVIGVITTLVVDMAFLVQANTTENCRRRLIGAVRVFSYRALSSAMFPNWIQIRHD; encoded by the exons ATGTCGAAAGTGATATACGAAGGGTGGATGGTGAGGTATGGAAGGAGGAAGATCGGGAGATCGTTTATTCATAGGAGGTATTTCGTTTTGGAGCCCAGGCTTCTTGCTTATTACAAGAAAAAACCACAGGATAATCGG ttgccAATCAAAACCTTGTTGATTGATGGGAATTGTCGAGTAGAAGATCGAGGCCTGAAGGTTCACCATGGACAT ACTCTTTATGTTTTATCTGTATATAACAAGAAAGACAAGTATAATCGGATCACA ATGGCAGCATTTAACATCCAAGAAGTATTTATCTGgaaggaaaaaattgaatttgtaatCGATCAG GAGTCCCAAGTTCCCAATGGTAACAAATATGTCTCATTCGAATACAAATCTGGAATGGATAATGGGAGGACTGCTTCTTCATCAGATTGTGAAAGTCA GCTCAGTGCAcaggaagatgaagatgaaaatgaaaatcatcCAAATTTGTTGCGGAGAACAACCATGGGAAACG GTCCTCCTGCTTCAGTATTTGACTGGACCCAGGAATTCGACTCGGAATTGACAAACCAGAATCCCAACAACCAAGTATTCTCAAGAAAGCATTGGCGTCTTTTACAGTGCCAAAAtg GACTCCGCATTTTTGAAGAGCTGGTTGAAGTTGACTACCTT CCAAGGAGCTGCAGTCGAGCGATGAAGGCTGTAGGTGTTGTTGAGGCTAGCTGCGAAGAAATATTTGAACTTATAATGAGCATGGATGCTACACGTTTTGA GTGGGATTGCAGTTTCCAGTATGGTAGCGTAGTTGAAGAGGTAGATGGACATACAGCAATACTCCATCATATACTTCAGCTGGACTGGTTTCCAAC ATTTGTGTGGCCACGTGACCTTTGCTATGTGCGATATTGGCGGCGAAATGATGATGGCAGCTATG TTGTGCTATTTCGTTCCAGAGAGCACGGGAACTGTGGTCCACGACCAGGCTATGTGCGGGCCCATATCGAGA GTGGAGGTTTCAATATTTCTCCTTTAAAACCTCGTAATGGGAAACTCAGAACGCAGGTGCAGCATCTTATGCAGATTGATCTGAAAGGATGGGGTGTGGGTTATGTTTCGTCATTTCAGCAACACTGTCTTCTTCAGATGTTAAATAGTGTTGCTG GACTGCGTGAATGGTTTTCCCAGACAGATGAGAGAGGTGCCCCTCCAAGAATCCCAGCTATGGCCAATATGGCTTCAGCCCCTGCTTTGTCAAAGAAAAATGTAATGCTGCAAGAATCTTCTGTTCATCCGACTCCACCTTCTTTCAATCAGATAAATGCTGCTAGCCAAAACTCTGTAAGAAGGGATGGATACTCCGATCAAATAGCTGAAGAAGAACAAGAG GCTTGCCAAACCAAGCATGAGAACAATGTGAAGAGAACAG CCTCAGAAGAAGAACCAGTTGATCAAATCGATTTATCCTGTTTTTCGGGTAATCTACATCATGATGACCGTGATAATACCCGTGACTGCTGGCGAATATCTGATGGAAACAACTTCAGAGTTCGTAGcaagcatttttgttttgacaaaTCAAAG GTTCCTGCAGGAAAACATTTGTTGGATCTTGTTGCTGTTGATTGGTTCAAAGATACAAAAAGAATGGACCACGTTGCTAAGCGTCAAGGATGTGCAGCACAA gTTGCTTCAGAGAAAGGGCTTTTCTCTGTGGTTTTTAATCTGCAA GTACCCGGCTCAACGCACTATAGTatggtattttattttgtgacAAAGGAATTAGTACCGGGATCTCTCTTGCAACGATTtgttgatggtgatgatgaattCCGAAACAGTAGGCTTAAGCTTATTCCATCAGTTCCCAAG GGCTCATGGATTGTCCGGCAGAGTGTTGGAAGCACCCCGTGCTTATTGGGAAAAGCAGTTGATTGCAACTATATCCGTGGTCCCAAGTACCTAGAA GTTGATGTTGATATCGGCTCTTCTACTGTTGCTAATGGAGTTTTGGGGCTTGTAATCGGTGTAATTACAACATTGGTGGTTGACATGGCTTTCCTTGTACAG GCTAATACTACTGAAAATTGCCGGAGAAGGCTGATAGGTGCTGTTCGTGTTTTCTCATATAGAGCTCTCTCATCTGCTATGTTCCCAAACTGGATCCAGATACGTCATGACTGA